From Calliphora vicina chromosome 3, idCalVici1.1, whole genome shotgun sequence:
tataacgctttgaacattaatgtaaacaaagtaaTCGAACAAATTCTGCCCCTTGTAGCGccttccctgagaaacaactgggtataccctatatagttttgatatctactccctcccagctttcacctaccatatccaaacctcattcaggtctgtcctaagtgGCCCGCCAATGAACTTGAATACTACATATTCAAACTGTAATTTTAATCTTAATATGaagacgtttttttttattttttaactaaaagtttaaatttaaggtattttctttaattggtgaataaaaataattaattttattatgtttttgtcaaaaaaaactatgtttttcaaatttactttatttaacagtgctatgttaagtagttaacatatatgtgggacgtatttaacttacgaatttaacttcacaccctttatatattttgggtcctcATAGGATTCAAAGATGAtcaagctatgtccgtctgtctgttgaaaacacgatagggcagaaaaatactctctgttgataaggtttgtttgacATTGAAAATTAGCAATATAGAACCATgacttcacctagcccccataaaaagtatactctgaaattatttatactgtaaagtatggacAACATTTGTTCTTAGTCCACAACATTTGTCCTTAGTCCGCATACAAGGTCCTcctaagaaaataataattaatatcgcgATGCAATTGGAcaattctttatcgattaaataaaaaattacattggatttcattaatcaaatgtacatttttgtcgttttcaaaaccgatttatattgaatttgtcattctgtttgtaaaaCATCAAAATACTTGTTGCAGACCcaaattattatatgtattttgggTTCtcctaagacgatctagctatgtccgtctgtctgtctgcacagtgggacagaatcaaaatttttgggaaataaatctggcatttctaaccggctggtccgatcggtataaaattcgACGTGGGCGTATCCAAGGAGTATctaagtttaagttattaaaaagggCCCTACAgataatccaggggcggcgctatagaggctcaaagtagggtaccttcgacatgtaaaattttaaaacacgtgcaattttttggtTTCACATCCGACTTCAAAGATAATTAGATaattataatttccgagttataggcatttcaaaattgaaattttaaaattttccaataccTTGGTcctcatttataaaaatataggtcgtaattttggaccgaatggactcgaattttttggttaattagacaattaaattgcaaatatcatacaaaagatttcagagtaatatcaattatggatccaaaaataaacgattttcaatttaaatattcaaaaaatagttttgaatatttaaatttttgctgtttttttggacaaaaaggtgacttcactctttttttattaaagaaaaactttctttaagaacatataacaattttatatttttctataaggtatctttatggagaacattttggtgtaaaaaacatgtcccatttttggaaaatgtcgcccctacgtcctttggaatttgacctattttttatcaaacattcaactttgggccacatgttctaaaatcccaaagctggcatcagaaaacgaaaagcagctttggaaacctatatgtgtttcctatttatcgcCAAGTGTGGACCCTaggggcaaaattgtaaaaaacaccatttttgggattttcgtttaaatttttaggaatttttgaccttttgacaaatttttttacaccttgttatttagaatgacaaacttaaaaaacgctgaaaacttcattgagtttcgttaataactAAAGATTTTAtgacatattacatatttattgatagtctaaaactaaaatttgtaatattattgcaaatattaggaacaatttgatccatattttttccgagctatattttttgtttagataaattaatttgtggtcttccaaaaaaaatttcaagtcaatatctcaattagattcaaaaatattccactttaaaactccgtccttcaaaaatatttgtctttttcatatcaaaaattttgtataaattttctggattatttgtagggcccattttactttacacgcttttgcattaagttctatttccggatcatataaaaattgtatatagtcccaaggaaaatttgtttgtacaacagaaaaaatataaggacttttttgggaaaaaaaaatttaaacatacggccctttttacatgttccagcttcggatgcatgtaactttttataagggcgagataactgttagtaagtttattttatattatttagaattttaccgccaatatagctgatattttaaaaataaattccgaccctccgtaggcccgccatatctaaaaaaccattagatatggcgggccaaattaaaaaataaataaacctgaatatctcttcaactaatagagataacttacatatgtaagcatatttttccgatcggtatgaaatttgcaTCAAAGTTAaatggatagtaattcagacacaatttttcaacaagatcggtcaagaactctctgagttatagggggtcaaaattttaaattttagccaaacatgtgttttttctcatccatgtaacttattacctattattcttagcaaaatgtgtcccaaatagtttagatagctatttcttcaatctttcgaaaaaaaaatatttaaaaaataaaattttttaataatttttttccgaaatcaaaaacttttttgactttttttttcaaaatttaccctttttttcttaaaataaagcttagatattttatttgaagacctatttggtcgcttagtgggatcaAAACGagctatttttgacttttttttttgcaaaatcaaaaactttgttgactttttttcaaaataggccctttttcaaattttttttttgctcaagcttaggattttttcttgaaaaccttttaggtcgcttagtgggatgcgagtgggatatctatcaaaataaatattttgtaactcaagacatagaatttttgaatttttttttgcaaaatttaacttttttttccaaaatgggcccttttttaattttttttgctcaaaagaaagcttaggtcaaTTTCTTTATGAGCTTTTTGGTCTTGTAGTGGGattcgagtgggatatatatcaaaataaatgttttatctcaaaaattgtatgtcttgagttagaaaacatttattttgatatacatatatcccactcacatcctactacgagaccaaaaagctctaaAAAGAATAGAcgtaagctttcttttgaaaagaaaacataatttcCTACAATTTGATATATAATAGTTATGTATATCTTATGTTTTCCACTAGCCATATTATTGCGaatatcatttaaaatataagagaaaattatatatataccGGAGGTACCCCACTTTAGGGCCTTGAAGATCCCTTCCCTTGTTATTTAAAGGGTAAATTTAAACTCAACTACACCTACTCTATAGCCagtggaaattttattaaaatcggactatcgATTTATAAGTTAAAGAGTTTTGTCCTCCCACTGTGTTTAGTTTATAATTGAGAAGGAATATTTATTACACATCCCGTTCCCGAGTTGTTAAATACCTTTCCATTATTATATTTCAGATATCGAAGCTGAGTGCCAGGATGATTATATGAAAATTCGTATTGGTTACAATGGTTCCTTTAGTGGTTTAGTTTACTCTGCAGGCTATGCTTACGACCCCGATTGTATGTACATCAATGGCTCGGGAAGAGATTACtatgaattttatatacaacTAAACAGATGTGGTACTTTGGGTAAAAATGCTTTGCACGATGATAACCGTAAAAATCCTACGGTAATTTAACTTaagatatttttcaattaaaaaaaaaattatatcaaaatcCTTTTTAGAATTTCATGTGGAATACCGTAACCGTACAATACAATCCTTTGATCGAGGAGGAATACGATGAGCACTTCAAGGTGACCTGTGAATATGGTTATGATTTTTGGAAGACGGTGACATTTCCCTTTCTAGACGTGGAGTGAGTATATGAGAGCATtttgattgttttattttagataattatgatgagaaacaaaaaatttattagaaatttaaatgaatttgattCACAACGTAGGGTGGCCACCGGTAATCCAGTTGTCTTCACCCTAAGTCCGCCCGAATGTTATATGGAGATACAAAATGGTTATGGCATAGGTGGGCCAAGAGTGACGGGACCGGTAAGGGTGGGCGATCCCTTGACCTTGATTATTTATATGAGAAGCAAATATGGTGAGTATTAGGACTAAATTAACAACTAAAGCAACAGGTTCAGACCTGATACTCCAGttgtttaaaccaaaaaattcataaattattcaataaattGTTTGTTAGATGGTTTCGATATTGTGGTCAATGACTGTTTTGCCCATAATGGAGCTAATAAACGCATACAACTGATTGATCAATATGGCTGCCCGGTGGATGATAAGTTAATTTCTCGATTCCGTGGTTCCTGGTCGGATTCGGGAGTGTTCGAGACACAAGTATATGCTTATATGAAGACCTTTAGATTTACCGGTTCTCCAGCTTTGTATATAGAATGTGATGTGCGCATGTGTCATGGCAGATGTCCggtaaatatacaaatttccaCAAATCATAAATCATTTCTAACAATATTTATACCCAATTTAGAGTCAACCCTGTCATTGGCGTAACTTGAAAACCGTTACTAAACGTGATGTTTCCAACATTACTATGGATACCACGTCCACTGCGGCTGTGGCTGATGTTTTAATAGACACAACCGAGAAACCGGAGACTTCGCTATCGGAAAATGTTAATCTCTTCCAGTCTTTAAGGGTGTTGCAGGAAGGCGAAGCTGATGATGATGGTTTATATGCCCATGCCCGACGCTTAGAGCCCAATCCCAATCAAACCTGTTTAAAAACCACAACTTTTTCTGCTATGACAGCCACTTTTTCGGTAATGCTTTGCATTCTAGCCGCTTCTCTAATGGTGGCCTGTTCCCGTTTGAAACAACGCAAAAAGCAGTCTTCATTATATGACACCTATGTTACACACAAAGGACAAATTGATTGAGTCTTAAAAAAGTAgaggatttatttaatttattaattaaataaatgctGTATTCTTGCTTTGctttgtacatattatttttaatgatgaTTTTATCTAAATATTAAGTTTAGTTTTAGTATGATTgtagttttttaagttttagacTTAAATCTAAGATAcgatataatttcttttttatatatttaaacacatacatacgAGTATTATTCATGAtagaataaagtttttttatactagATTCAATTggataatgtttttttattggaatattttgtttgaaagtAAGTAACTTGCAGGGAAATTGGTTCTATTGCTTTAAACGCTCAGTGCGTGATCTATAAAAAGACGTCATACGATAGAGTGATTAATTTggggttttaatttaatttaagataaaaaacacttaaaatagaaTTGGATGTTGGAATATTTATTATGAcctcaaataaacaaatatatgtttgtggcaatcatatttatgatgaataattttatcataatatgttgttctcagattatgataagccttaagccgagagcaacataatatgataagtccttcatcatatgaatggttgtcacaaacatatatttgtttactgtaaccatatatatggttgatacaatcatgtgaatcgtaaattaaccatattatggttaccacaaccatgtaaatggttactgtgactataatattgttaaaaatcttgtaaaactattgaaatggttacagtaaccatgcccaactatattttttctctgcgtgtaggtagTTCATTCGTTAAATTTTCGATAACTATTTCCGACATTGCTACCGGTATCTCGCGAATTTCGTGAAAAATGtttacttattgtaaatttcttaaaagaaaaattcaataaagattaaaaacaagtaagagagctatatacgcctgtgccgaatcttatatacccttcaccaaattatacttcaaaataaaaatttgaaatatttttaggcaaacaaaatttttttccaaagttcttttttttcattttctggaaaaacaaaattccgaattgttttttttttaatttagaaaatttttttttttaaattttaaattttttttttatttttaaattttttttgaaaaaaaaattttgatgaaaaaaaaaattgtgttaaaaactattttttccgattttaacccattgtaggtccaacttactatggttttatatacgtcattgcaaaggtctttgaaatatctatcattagatatcaatattgtctatattaatgacttattaatccagatat
This genomic window contains:
- the LOC135954144 gene encoding uncharacterized protein LOC135954144, producing MRMKMKFLLTDTNQTYRYERDTIVLESFSSPCMRMHKHLTNEPLFSQRGSKLLLVLTLTPQINKVSIVAAAAGATSIDLTTVYTPISKTTAAVAARSVKTKLHKQPPLAPPTTLPPHSKSSSLQHQALKSSDDDLNLIVAPSKSYISQSPTDSPKLLKRSGQTAELKQKKPLKEIRNRTKEIERSSKLQVEVPDHIPDSSGHIPYRISRPHLPPPSASDYDSTGSSGSTSSDSTAYHAGPPYESEKWHSEYWDRDYGKQFGFNSTRVQHIEAECQDDYMKIRIGYNGSFSGLVYSAGYAYDPDCMYINGSGRDYYEFYIQLNRCGTLGKNALHDDNRKNPTNFMWNTVTVQYNPLIEEEYDEHFKVTCEYGYDFWKTVTFPFLDVEVATGNPVVFTLSPPECYMEIQNGYGIGGPRVTGPVRVGDPLTLIIYMRSKYDGFDIVVNDCFAHNGANKRIQLIDQYGCPVDDKLISRFRGSWSDSGVFETQVYAYMKTFRFTGSPALYIECDVRMCHGRCPSQPCHWRNLKTVTKRDVSNITMDTTSTAAVADVLIDTTEKPETSLSENVNLFQSLRVLQEGEADDDGLYAHARRLEPNPNQTCLKTTTFSAMTATFSVMLCILAASLMVACSRLKQRKKQSSLYDTYVTHKGQID